The Triplophysa rosa linkage group LG3, Trosa_1v2, whole genome shotgun sequence genome has a segment encoding these proteins:
- the LOC130552236 gene encoding leucine-rich repeat and immunoglobulin-like domain-containing nogo receptor-interacting protein 1 isoform X2, giving the protein MVAGEVSGHSFLVACWQPILILMLGTVLSGSATGCPSRCECNAQERAVMCHRKKLISVPEGIPLETRHLDLSKNRMKTINPDEFSAFPNLEVLELNENTISSIEPGAFNNLYGLRALGLRSNKLKLIQLGVFTGISNLTNLDISENKIVILLDYMFQDLYNLRSLEVGDNDLVFISHRAFHGLSSLEQLTLEKCNLTSVPTEAFTHLHSLVTLRLRNLNINSIRDYSFKRLYRLKVLEIANWPYLDTMTTNCLYGLNLTSLTITNANLTAIPYLALRHLVYLRFLNMSYNPIQIIEGNRLHDLLRLQEFHLVGGRLMMIETYSFRGLNYLKILNVSSNSLTTLEESVFHSVGNLETLALHDNPLACDCRLLWVFRRRWRLNFNRQQPTCASPEFVQGKEFKDFPDVLQPNYFTCRKSRIRDRKQQRKLIDEGTTVHFVCQADGDPTPVIMWLSPQKQFITTKTIGRLTVFPDGTLEVRYAQIQDNGTYVCIASNAGGNDTALAHLHVHSYSPDWPSQPNKTLAFISNQPNDNGANGTKAMVPFPFDIKTLIIATTMGFISFLGVVLFCLVLLFLWSRGKGNSKHNIEIEYVPRKSDAGMSSSGADAPRKFNMKMI; this is encoded by the coding sequence TGGCATGCTGGCAGCCCATTCTGATCTTGATGCTGGGCACGGTGCTGTCCGGCTCCGCCACAGGCTGCCCGTCACGCTGCGAGTGCAACGCTCAGGAGCGCGCCGTCATGTGCCACCGCAAGAAGCTGATATCCGTTCCAGAGGGGATCCCGCTAGAAACCAGACACCTAGACCTTAGCAAGAATCGGATGAAAACCATCAACCCGGACGAGTTTTCCGCCTTCCCGAACCTGGAAGTGTTGGAGCTCAATGAAAACACCATCTCGTCCATCGAGCCGGGCGCTTTTAACAACCTCTATGGCCTGCGGGCTCTGGGACTTCGCAGTAATAAACTAAAGCTCATTCAGCTGGGAGTGTTCACAGGGATCAGTAACCTAACAAATCTGGATATCAGTGAAAATAAGATCGTCATTCTGCTGGACTACATGTTCCAGGACCTGTATAACCTGCGTTCTCTGGAGGTGGGGGATAATGATCTCGTCTTCATATCCCATCGGGCATTTCACGGCCTCAGCAGCCTCGAGCAGCTCACGTTAGAAAAGTGCAACCTGACCTCTGTCCCGACGGAGGCGTTTACGCACCTCCACAGCTTGGTCACGTTGCGTTTACGGAACCTCAATATCAACAGTATCAGAGACTACAGTTTCAAACGGCTGTACCGCCTCAAGGTGTTGGAGATCGCCAACTGGCCCTACCTGGACACCATGACCACCAACTGCTTGTACGGATTGAACCTCACGTCCCTGACGATCACTAACGCGAACCTGACGGCGATTCCGTACTTGGCTTTGCGGCATCTGGTGTATCTTCGGTTCCTCAACATGTCCTACAATCCCATCCAGATTATTGAAGGGAACCGGCTTCATGACCTTCTCCGGTTGCAGGAGTTCCACCTGGTGGGTGGTCGGCTGATGATGATAGAGACCTACTCCTTCAGAGGCCTCAACTACCTCAAAATCCTCAATGTGTCCAGCAACTCACTGACCACCCTGGAGGAGTCGGTATTCCATTCGGTGGGCAACCTGGAGACCCTCGCACTGCATGATAACCCGCTGGCTTGCGATTGTCGTCTGCTCTGGGTTTTCCGACGCCGGTGGAGGCTCAATTTCAACCGTCAGCAGCCCACCTGCGCGTCGCCGGAGTTCGTTCAAGGTAAAGAGTTTAAAGACTTCCCTGATGTCCTTCAGCCCAATTATTTTACTTGTCGCAAGTCAAGGATTCGAGACCGCAAGCAGCAGAGAAAGTTAATCGATGAGGGCACCACTGTCCACTTCGTGTGCCAGGCGGACGGAGACCCGACACCCGTTATCATGTGGTTGTCCCCACAGAAACAGTTCATCACCACCAAAACGATAGGACGGCTGACGGTTTTCCCAGACGGGACCCTGGAAGTGCGCTACGCTCAGATTCAAGACAACGGCACGTACGTGTGCATCGCTAGCAATGCGGGTGGAAACGACACGGCTTTGGCCCACCTCCACGTTCATAGTTACTCCCCAGACTGGCCTAGTCAACCCAACAAAACCTTGGCATTCATCTCCAACCAACCAAACGACAACGGAGCCAATGGAACGAAAGCGATGGTCCCGTTTCCGTTTGATATAAAGACGCTTATCATCGCCACCACCATGGGTTTCATCTCCTTCCTGGGCGTGGTTCTGTTCTGCCTAGTTTTGCTTTTTCTGTGGAGCAGAGGCAAAGGGAACAGCAAACACAACATTGAGATCGAGTACGTGCCGCGCAAGTCGGACGCTGGGATGAGCAGCAGCGGTGCAGACGCCCCTCGGAAATTTAACATGAAGATGATATAA
- the LOC130552236 gene encoding leucine-rich repeat and immunoglobulin-like domain-containing nogo receptor-interacting protein 1 isoform X1 yields the protein MSLAELFGQCSCAVRFTDSPASGIWVTGRMVAGEVSGHSFLVACWQPILILMLGTVLSGSATGCPSRCECNAQERAVMCHRKKLISVPEGIPLETRHLDLSKNRMKTINPDEFSAFPNLEVLELNENTISSIEPGAFNNLYGLRALGLRSNKLKLIQLGVFTGISNLTNLDISENKIVILLDYMFQDLYNLRSLEVGDNDLVFISHRAFHGLSSLEQLTLEKCNLTSVPTEAFTHLHSLVTLRLRNLNINSIRDYSFKRLYRLKVLEIANWPYLDTMTTNCLYGLNLTSLTITNANLTAIPYLALRHLVYLRFLNMSYNPIQIIEGNRLHDLLRLQEFHLVGGRLMMIETYSFRGLNYLKILNVSSNSLTTLEESVFHSVGNLETLALHDNPLACDCRLLWVFRRRWRLNFNRQQPTCASPEFVQGKEFKDFPDVLQPNYFTCRKSRIRDRKQQRKLIDEGTTVHFVCQADGDPTPVIMWLSPQKQFITTKTIGRLTVFPDGTLEVRYAQIQDNGTYVCIASNAGGNDTALAHLHVHSYSPDWPSQPNKTLAFISNQPNDNGANGTKAMVPFPFDIKTLIIATTMGFISFLGVVLFCLVLLFLWSRGKGNSKHNIEIEYVPRKSDAGMSSSGADAPRKFNMKMI from the coding sequence TGGCATGCTGGCAGCCCATTCTGATCTTGATGCTGGGCACGGTGCTGTCCGGCTCCGCCACAGGCTGCCCGTCACGCTGCGAGTGCAACGCTCAGGAGCGCGCCGTCATGTGCCACCGCAAGAAGCTGATATCCGTTCCAGAGGGGATCCCGCTAGAAACCAGACACCTAGACCTTAGCAAGAATCGGATGAAAACCATCAACCCGGACGAGTTTTCCGCCTTCCCGAACCTGGAAGTGTTGGAGCTCAATGAAAACACCATCTCGTCCATCGAGCCGGGCGCTTTTAACAACCTCTATGGCCTGCGGGCTCTGGGACTTCGCAGTAATAAACTAAAGCTCATTCAGCTGGGAGTGTTCACAGGGATCAGTAACCTAACAAATCTGGATATCAGTGAAAATAAGATCGTCATTCTGCTGGACTACATGTTCCAGGACCTGTATAACCTGCGTTCTCTGGAGGTGGGGGATAATGATCTCGTCTTCATATCCCATCGGGCATTTCACGGCCTCAGCAGCCTCGAGCAGCTCACGTTAGAAAAGTGCAACCTGACCTCTGTCCCGACGGAGGCGTTTACGCACCTCCACAGCTTGGTCACGTTGCGTTTACGGAACCTCAATATCAACAGTATCAGAGACTACAGTTTCAAACGGCTGTACCGCCTCAAGGTGTTGGAGATCGCCAACTGGCCCTACCTGGACACCATGACCACCAACTGCTTGTACGGATTGAACCTCACGTCCCTGACGATCACTAACGCGAACCTGACGGCGATTCCGTACTTGGCTTTGCGGCATCTGGTGTATCTTCGGTTCCTCAACATGTCCTACAATCCCATCCAGATTATTGAAGGGAACCGGCTTCATGACCTTCTCCGGTTGCAGGAGTTCCACCTGGTGGGTGGTCGGCTGATGATGATAGAGACCTACTCCTTCAGAGGCCTCAACTACCTCAAAATCCTCAATGTGTCCAGCAACTCACTGACCACCCTGGAGGAGTCGGTATTCCATTCGGTGGGCAACCTGGAGACCCTCGCACTGCATGATAACCCGCTGGCTTGCGATTGTCGTCTGCTCTGGGTTTTCCGACGCCGGTGGAGGCTCAATTTCAACCGTCAGCAGCCCACCTGCGCGTCGCCGGAGTTCGTTCAAGGTAAAGAGTTTAAAGACTTCCCTGATGTCCTTCAGCCCAATTATTTTACTTGTCGCAAGTCAAGGATTCGAGACCGCAAGCAGCAGAGAAAGTTAATCGATGAGGGCACCACTGTCCACTTCGTGTGCCAGGCGGACGGAGACCCGACACCCGTTATCATGTGGTTGTCCCCACAGAAACAGTTCATCACCACCAAAACGATAGGACGGCTGACGGTTTTCCCAGACGGGACCCTGGAAGTGCGCTACGCTCAGATTCAAGACAACGGCACGTACGTGTGCATCGCTAGCAATGCGGGTGGAAACGACACGGCTTTGGCCCACCTCCACGTTCATAGTTACTCCCCAGACTGGCCTAGTCAACCCAACAAAACCTTGGCATTCATCTCCAACCAACCAAACGACAACGGAGCCAATGGAACGAAAGCGATGGTCCCGTTTCCGTTTGATATAAAGACGCTTATCATCGCCACCACCATGGGTTTCATCTCCTTCCTGGGCGTGGTTCTGTTCTGCCTAGTTTTGCTTTTTCTGTGGAGCAGAGGCAAAGGGAACAGCAAACACAACATTGAGATCGAGTACGTGCCGCGCAAGTCGGACGCTGGGATGAGCAGCAGCGGTGCAGACGCCCCTCGGAAATTTAACATGAAGATGATATAA